One genomic region from Nymphaea colorata isolate Beijing-Zhang1983 unplaced genomic scaffold, ASM883128v2 scaffold0650, whole genome shotgun sequence encodes:
- the LOC116245346 gene encoding uncharacterized protein LOC116245346, which yields MPEETRDNLPHEFIPAAFLPMCGGWSQNSTLLQGIPRQLSQFAEIIIFTASSASYADVVLDYLDPEKKLISHRLYRQHCTLEKGYFLKDLRVVNRRLEDSVLVDNSPYCHILQPENAIPIVPFYHFAKDRELETLLEFLKSVTAAADTRTVIAQTYFWDRYIKEPGDPRKLFFKYYQKEKDPKE from the exons ATGCCTGAAGAAACACGAGACAACTTACCTCATGAATTTATACCGGCAGCATTTTTACCAATGTGTGGAG GCTGGAGTCAGAATTCGACCCTTCTGCAAGGAATTCCTCGACAACTTTCCCAGTTTGCTGAAATCATCATCTTTACAGCCAGCAGTGCCTCCTATGCTGATGTTGTGCTGGACTACCTTGACCCAGAAAAGAAACTCATCTCGCATCGGCTCTATAGGCAGCATTGCACCTTGGAAAAGGGATATTTCCTAAAGGATTTGCGAGTGGTCAATAGGAGGCTGGAAGACTCAGTCTTAGTGGATAACTCTCCCTACTGCCACATATTGCAGCCTGAGAACGCCATCCCTATCGTTCCTTTTTACCACTTCGCCAAGGACAGAGAGCTGGAAACTTTGTTGGAGTTTTTGAAGAGCGTCACTGCTGCAGCTGATACGAGGACTGTCATTGCGCAGACATACTTCTGGGATAGATATATCAAAGAGCCTGGAGATCCCCGCAAACTCTTCTTCAAGTATtaccaaaaggaaaaggatccaAAGGAATGA